The proteins below come from a single Dermatophilaceae bacterium Soc4.6 genomic window:
- a CDS encoding DUF2304 domain-containing protein translates to MSLRDVSGYPFAIGVCVVLLVTLAWLLRSQRLREKYSVIWVVLVLGLVFLGFVPQVTQGLTRLTGVTTPINLVFILASLALLVVCIQLSLELSRLEETTRTVAEEVALLRLDVDQRFAAGEGPHATAPGPAPGAQGPGATGTP, encoded by the coding sequence GTGAGCCTGCGTGACGTCAGTGGCTATCCCTTCGCCATCGGTGTGTGCGTCGTGCTGCTGGTCACGCTGGCCTGGTTGCTGCGCAGCCAGCGGCTGCGCGAGAAGTACTCCGTCATCTGGGTGGTGCTGGTCCTCGGGCTGGTCTTCCTGGGCTTCGTCCCGCAGGTGACCCAGGGGCTGACCCGGCTGACCGGTGTCACGACCCCCATCAACCTCGTCTTCATCCTGGCGTCCCTCGCCCTGCTGGTCGTCTGCATCCAGCTCAGCCTCGAGCTCTCGCGGCTCGAGGAGACGACCCGTACCGTCGCCGAGGAGGTCGCGCTGCTGCGGCTCGACGTCGACCAGCGCTTCGCGGCCGGGGAGGGCCCCCACGCGACCGCACCCGGGCCCGCACCCGGGGCGCAGGGGCCGGGTGCGACGGGCACCCCGTAG
- a CDS encoding glycosyltransferase family 2 protein produces MPASVLVVVPAWNEQATLPDVLREIRAALPEVDVLVVDDGSTDATTRVALAAGVPGVSVATLPVNLGVGAALRTGFRHARRRGYSVVVQVDADGQHDPSQVPRLLAELAAGADIAIGARRRDDEAAPGHGPRRWAMTVLSVVLSRVAHTRLTDTTSGFRACNVRAIDLFAASFPPDYLGDTVEALVVATRAGLVVREVEVSMRARAGGEPSTGPLRSMVFLGRALTALAFSLTRPRSTPQDAHPPSVEHRAPLETHEQKEVTR; encoded by the coding sequence GTGCCCGCGTCCGTCCTCGTCGTCGTCCCCGCCTGGAACGAGCAGGCGACCCTGCCCGACGTCCTGCGCGAGATCCGGGCCGCCCTGCCCGAGGTCGACGTGCTCGTGGTCGACGACGGCTCGACCGACGCCACGACCCGCGTCGCGCTGGCGGCGGGCGTGCCGGGGGTCAGCGTGGCCACCCTGCCGGTCAACCTCGGTGTGGGGGCCGCGTTGCGCACAGGCTTCCGTCACGCCCGCCGTCGGGGTTACTCCGTCGTGGTGCAGGTCGACGCCGACGGTCAGCACGACCCGTCGCAGGTGCCGAGGCTCCTCGCCGAGCTCGCGGCCGGCGCCGACATCGCCATCGGCGCGCGTCGCCGCGACGACGAGGCCGCCCCCGGGCACGGCCCGCGCCGCTGGGCCATGACGGTCCTGTCGGTGGTCCTGTCCAGGGTCGCGCACACCCGCCTCACCGACACCACCTCGGGGTTCCGGGCCTGCAACGTGCGGGCGATCGACCTCTTCGCCGCGTCGTTCCCCCCGGACTACCTCGGCGACACCGTCGAGGCGCTCGTCGTCGCCACCCGGGCCGGCCTGGTCGTGCGCGAGGTCGAGGTCTCGATGCGGGCCCGAGCCGGAGGCGAGCCCTCGACCGGGCCCCTGCGCTCGATGGTCTTCCTCGGCCGCGCGCTCACGGCGCTCGCCTTCTCGCTCACCCGGCCGCGGTCCACCCCGCAGGACGCGCACCCCCCCTCCGTCGAGCACCGAGCCCCCCTCGAGACCCACGAGCAGAAGGAGGTGACGCGGTGA
- a CDS encoding DUF5998 family protein, which yields MTPHPSPSAQSRGAGLPAPLASAIDTAGYYPTLVADVVSAALGTESVVAHLVYQETTFDQETVRRHLTVLAVTGSTLVITHADDHDEHEPGRAVVTATSETVPLHAVRGVMLTHVVASPDSYVTGSLGQELTLTIGWGAVSRLDLVPATCGDPDCDSDHGFEGTVASDDISLRISAAAEGDDALADALNFARVLSSSIGGPIAAA from the coding sequence ATGACGCCGCATCCATCCCCCTCGGCTCAGTCCCGCGGGGCGGGCCTCCCTGCTCCGCTGGCCTCTGCCATCGACACTGCCGGCTACTACCCGACGCTCGTCGCCGACGTCGTGTCGGCGGCCCTCGGCACCGAGTCGGTCGTGGCCCACCTGGTCTACCAGGAGACGACCTTCGACCAGGAGACCGTTCGTCGCCACCTCACGGTGCTGGCCGTGACCGGCTCGACGCTCGTGATCACGCACGCCGACGACCACGACGAGCACGAGCCGGGCCGGGCGGTCGTGACCGCGACCAGCGAGACGGTGCCCCTGCACGCCGTCCGCGGCGTGATGCTCACCCACGTGGTCGCGTCGCCCGACTCCTACGTCACCGGGTCGCTCGGGCAGGAGCTCACCCTGACGATCGGCTGGGGCGCGGTCAGCCGGCTCGACCTCGTGCCCGCGACCTGCGGAGACCCCGACTGCGACTCCGACCACGGGTTCGAGGGCACGGTCGCCTCCGACGACATCTCGTTGCGGATCAGCGCCGCGGCCGAGGGTGACGACGCCCTCGCCGACGCCCTGAACTTCGCCCGGGTGCTCTCCTCGTCCATCGGCGGCCCGATCGCCGCCGCATGA
- a CDS encoding alkaline phosphatase family protein codes for MSSTVPDPPAYGGASLGAVLPAVADSLGVRPYAGCDPFALAPARRAVVVLVDGLGLELLLRRGGHAPFLRSHLPRAARLDCGFPSTTATSMGSFGTGLPPGAHGLVGYEVMMPGQDRLLNELSWEDGPDPFAWQPARTVFEQVQSHGVEVTRVGPGFFDGSGLTNAALRGGRFTAARGLSDRVDAAVAAVRASPRTLVYLYWGELDKVGHVHGCESRQWGDELETVDAGLRDLALRVPDDTAVYVTADHGMVDVPHDLRIDLAHDAELHRGIRHVGGEPRSPQLHCEAGATPDVLATWRERLATHAWVLSRDEAVEAGWFGAVREEVLPRIGDVVALMRDNFAVVHSARMRPEVLALLGLHGSVSADERAVPLVRVPARSA; via the coding sequence GTGAGCAGCACCGTCCCCGACCCGCCGGCCTACGGCGGGGCCAGCCTGGGCGCCGTCCTCCCGGCGGTCGCCGACAGCCTCGGCGTCCGCCCGTATGCCGGGTGCGACCCCTTCGCACTCGCGCCCGCCCGCCGGGCGGTCGTCGTCCTGGTCGACGGGCTGGGCCTCGAGCTGCTGTTGCGCCGGGGTGGGCACGCACCGTTCCTGCGCTCCCACCTGCCCCGCGCGGCCCGGCTCGACTGCGGCTTTCCCTCGACGACGGCCACGTCGATGGGCAGCTTCGGCACCGGGCTGCCTCCGGGCGCCCACGGCCTGGTGGGCTACGAGGTGATGATGCCGGGGCAGGACCGCCTGCTCAACGAGCTCTCCTGGGAGGACGGCCCCGACCCCTTCGCCTGGCAGCCCGCTCGCACCGTCTTCGAGCAGGTGCAGTCGCACGGGGTCGAGGTCACGAGGGTGGGCCCGGGGTTCTTCGACGGCTCCGGGCTGACCAACGCCGCCCTGCGGGGCGGGCGCTTCACGGCGGCCCGCGGGCTGTCCGACCGGGTCGACGCCGCCGTCGCCGCGGTGCGCGCCAGCCCGCGGACACTCGTCTACCTCTACTGGGGTGAGCTCGACAAGGTCGGCCACGTGCACGGGTGCGAGTCGCGGCAGTGGGGGGACGAGCTCGAGACCGTCGACGCGGGCCTGCGTGACCTCGCCCTGCGGGTGCCCGACGACACCGCGGTCTACGTCACCGCCGACCACGGCATGGTCGACGTCCCGCACGATCTGCGGATCGACCTGGCGCACGACGCCGAGCTGCACCGCGGCATCCGGCACGTGGGTGGGGAGCCGCGCAGCCCCCAGCTCCACTGCGAGGCCGGAGCGACCCCTGACGTGCTCGCGACCTGGCGCGAGCGGCTGGCTACCCACGCATGGGTGCTCAGCCGTGACGAGGCGGTCGAGGCGGGGTGGTTCGGTGCCGTCCGCGAGGAGGTGCTCCCACGCATCGGCGACGTCGTCGCCCTCATGCGCGACAACTTCGCCGTTGTCCACTCGGCCCGCATGCGGCCCGAGGTGCTGGCGCTGCTCGGTCTGCACGGCTCGGTCAGTGCCGACGAGCGGGCCGTGCCCCTGGTCCGCGTGCCCGCGCGCAGCGCATAG
- a CDS encoding thymidine kinase, which yields MAELVFFSGTMDCGKSTLALQMDHNHAARGRSGLIFTKLDRAGNSVLSSRLGLETSAREVHDDLDFWEAVVALASSGARVDYLICDEAQFYAPAQVDQLARLVDEMSVDVYAFGITSDFRTELFPGSKRLIELADRVQVLQVEALCWCGQRATHNARVVDGAMVVEGEQVVVGDIGEGGPGAKATDLARAGRSSHQVEYEVLCRRHYMRRMTAHAARAAAISPDVLPFDLDVCAVPPV from the coding sequence GTGGCCGAGCTCGTCTTCTTCAGCGGCACCATGGACTGCGGCAAGTCGACCCTTGCCCTGCAGATGGACCACAACCACGCGGCCCGGGGCCGCTCGGGGCTGATCTTCACCAAGCTCGACAGAGCTGGCAACTCGGTGCTGTCGTCGCGGCTGGGGCTCGAGACGAGCGCCCGCGAGGTGCACGACGACCTCGACTTCTGGGAGGCCGTGGTCGCCCTGGCGAGCTCGGGCGCCCGCGTCGACTACCTGATCTGCGACGAGGCGCAGTTCTACGCCCCGGCGCAGGTCGACCAGCTCGCCCGGCTGGTCGACGAGATGTCGGTCGACGTCTACGCCTTCGGCATCACCTCAGACTTCCGCACCGAGCTCTTTCCCGGCTCCAAGCGGCTCATCGAGCTCGCCGACCGGGTGCAGGTGCTGCAGGTGGAGGCGCTCTGCTGGTGCGGTCAACGGGCCACCCACAACGCGCGGGTCGTCGACGGGGCGATGGTCGTCGAGGGCGAGCAGGTCGTCGTCGGCGACATCGGCGAGGGGGGCCCGGGCGCGAAGGCGACGGATCTCGCCCGAGCCGGGCGCTCCAGCCACCAGGTGGAGTACGAGGTGCTCTGCCGGCGCCACTACATGCGGCGGATGACCGCGCACGCGGCCCGGGCCGCCGCGATCAGCCCCGACGTGCTGCCCTTCGACCTCGACGTGTGTGCGGTGCCGCCCGTCTGA
- a CDS encoding 2'-5' RNA ligase family protein produces MVVAPLTPLEVGDRFATRDWPLHVTVVPTFFSRASVTQVATALAASCGSLPAVTAVVGADALFGPRQTVPVSEVVMDPALRAAHAVLVEGLGDIEPESPGFWGEGFRAHITHRRDHRLHPGDIVRLTQVTLVDMEPGQPLGMRAVLAVSPLLTPGPAVGAESSPRAQGFT; encoded by the coding sequence GTGGTCGTCGCGCCCCTCACCCCCCTCGAGGTCGGCGACCGTTTCGCCACCCGCGACTGGCCCCTCCACGTCACGGTGGTGCCCACCTTCTTCAGCCGGGCGTCGGTGACGCAGGTCGCGACGGCGCTGGCGGCCTCCTGCGGCTCCCTCCCGGCGGTCACCGCCGTGGTGGGCGCAGACGCCCTCTTCGGTCCGCGGCAGACCGTGCCCGTCTCAGAGGTCGTCATGGACCCGGCGCTGCGAGCGGCCCACGCCGTCCTGGTCGAGGGGCTCGGAGACATCGAGCCCGAGTCGCCGGGGTTCTGGGGTGAGGGGTTCAGGGCGCACATCACCCATCGCCGGGACCACCGGCTGCACCCCGGGGACATCGTGAGGCTCACCCAGGTCACCCTCGTCGACATGGAGCCCGGACAGCCCCTCGGGATGCGCGCCGTCCTCGCGGTGAGTCCGCTCCTCACCCCGGGCCCCGCGGTCGGTGCCGAGTCCTCGCCCCGCGCACAGGGCTTCACGTGA
- the sepH gene encoding septation protein SepH, which produces MQDLRLVGVHDDGTHLLLEGADGTRLRLPLDDTLRAAVRQDRSRLGQLQIELDGGLRPRDVQALVRAGGTADDVAARAGWTVEKVRRYEGPILAERAHVADLARLVRMRTRSSGPDAPTLIARVGERMRARDVDPTTSTWDSWRDAEAAHWTVVMRFVAGGRERRALWSFELSTQTVTPLDDEARWLTEEEAPAVAGPIPAPATRVQTAVYDVEAEGGVAAVTRRAPDVPVDLVTAMRERSQARGRRTKRGRAPTDVPTPEPPTDALPITGLSYDPEVHGLPPAAHPRAGEETPPQVSQTDAAPEQPTTEAVAEPADDRSTGGSDAAGEEPSPEESPAALAAVEEEWPAVGDEAGDDSEVGDEVVDDSEVGDEVGGEQDEPAARPEEPKEKPRPKAAGQPGPAAPAAAETARPAARRGRPQVPSWDDIMFGSRRD; this is translated from the coding sequence ATGCAGGACCTTCGGCTGGTGGGGGTCCACGACGACGGCACCCACCTGCTGCTCGAGGGTGCCGACGGCACCCGCCTGCGGCTGCCCCTCGACGACACCCTGCGTGCCGCCGTCCGTCAGGACCGGTCGCGGCTGGGCCAGCTGCAGATCGAGCTCGACGGGGGGCTGCGCCCGCGTGACGTGCAGGCCCTCGTGCGGGCGGGGGGGACCGCCGACGACGTCGCGGCACGCGCCGGGTGGACGGTGGAGAAGGTGCGCCGGTATGAAGGGCCGATCCTCGCCGAGCGCGCCCATGTTGCCGACCTCGCCCGGCTCGTGCGGATGCGCACCCGCAGCAGCGGCCCGGATGCGCCGACCCTGATCGCCCGGGTCGGCGAGCGCATGCGAGCGCGCGACGTCGACCCGACGACGAGCACCTGGGACTCCTGGCGGGACGCGGAGGCCGCACACTGGACCGTCGTGATGCGCTTCGTCGCCGGGGGCCGCGAGCGCCGGGCCCTCTGGTCGTTCGAGCTGTCGACCCAGACCGTCACGCCGCTCGACGACGAGGCCCGGTGGCTGACCGAGGAGGAGGCTCCGGCGGTCGCCGGGCCGATCCCCGCTCCGGCCACCCGGGTGCAGACCGCGGTCTACGACGTCGAGGCCGAGGGCGGGGTGGCTGCCGTGACGCGTCGGGCCCCCGACGTGCCCGTCGACCTCGTGACCGCGATGCGTGAGCGCAGCCAGGCCCGCGGTCGACGGACCAAGCGCGGACGGGCGCCGACGGACGTCCCGACGCCGGAGCCCCCGACCGACGCGCTACCGATCACCGGGCTGTCCTACGACCCCGAGGTGCACGGGCTGCCCCCCGCCGCCCATCCTCGCGCGGGCGAGGAGACGCCGCCGCAGGTGTCGCAGACCGACGCTGCGCCGGAGCAGCCGACTACCGAGGCGGTCGCGGAGCCCGCCGACGACCGGTCGACCGGCGGCTCCGACGCTGCGGGCGAGGAGCCCTCACCCGAGGAGTCCCCGGCCGCGCTCGCCGCTGTCGAGGAGGAGTGGCCGGCCGTCGGCGACGAGGCCGGCGACGACAGCGAGGTCGGCGACGAGGTCGTCGACGACAGCGAGGTCGGCGACGAGGTTGGCGGCGAGCAGGACGAGCCCGCTGCCCGCCCCGAGGAGCCGAAGGAGAAGCCACGCCCGAAGGCCGCGGGGCAGCCCGGCCCGGCGGCCCCGGCAGCGGCCGAGACAGCCCGACCGGCGGCGCGTCGGGGTCGACCGCAGGTGCCGTCCTGGGACGACATCATGTTCGGTTCGCGCCGCGACTGA
- a CDS encoding ferrochelatase: MTDPIPAGAPDASDLLAPYDAVLLLSFGGPEAPDEVMPFLRRVTAGRGIPDERLEAVGHHYHLFGGKSPINDQNRALIAAMEAELAGRDIHLPVLWGNRNSEPFLADSLRAAAQRGLHRLLVISTSAYSCYSSCRQYRENLADAVTAVRDEGHVVVVDKVGPYAGRPAFVDPNARLVLEALRSHADVPDAQLGLLFVTHSIPDAMDETSGPGDGDGRLYQEQHHRLAMEVTARAASELGRDLPAEVVYCSRSGPPSQPWLEPDVNDRLEELAKEGVTTVVVAPIGFVSDHMEVAYDLDTEARETADRLGLTMTRVPTVGVDPGWVAGLVDLLLERADEARGGPAPSGPGVRPSVCAPGCCPNLRTARPALCGSD; encoded by the coding sequence ATGACCGACCCCATTCCGGCGGGCGCACCCGACGCCAGCGACCTCCTCGCGCCGTACGACGCCGTCCTGCTCCTCTCGTTCGGCGGGCCCGAGGCCCCCGACGAGGTCATGCCCTTCCTGCGGCGAGTCACCGCCGGTCGGGGCATCCCCGACGAGCGGCTCGAGGCCGTGGGACACCACTACCACCTCTTCGGCGGCAAGAGCCCCATCAACGACCAGAACCGCGCGCTCATCGCGGCGATGGAGGCCGAGCTCGCCGGCCGTGACATCCACCTGCCCGTGCTCTGGGGCAACCGCAACAGCGAGCCCTTCCTCGCCGACAGCCTCCGCGCCGCGGCGCAGCGGGGCCTGCACCGTCTGCTCGTCATCTCGACCAGCGCCTACTCGTGCTACTCGTCGTGCCGGCAGTACCGCGAGAACCTCGCCGACGCCGTGACGGCCGTGCGCGACGAGGGCCACGTCGTCGTCGTCGACAAGGTCGGCCCGTATGCCGGGCGGCCGGCGTTCGTCGACCCCAACGCCCGGCTCGTGCTCGAGGCGCTGCGCAGCCACGCCGACGTGCCCGACGCCCAGCTGGGCCTGCTCTTCGTGACGCACTCGATCCCCGACGCGATGGACGAGACCTCCGGGCCGGGTGACGGCGACGGCCGGCTCTACCAGGAGCAGCACCACCGGCTGGCCATGGAGGTCACCGCTCGCGCTGCCTCCGAGCTGGGTCGGGACCTGCCGGCCGAGGTCGTCTACTGCTCCCGCTCCGGACCCCCGAGCCAGCCGTGGCTCGAGCCCGACGTCAACGACCGCCTCGAGGAGCTGGCCAAGGAGGGCGTCACGACCGTGGTCGTGGCTCCCATCGGCTTCGTCTCCGACCACATGGAGGTGGCCTACGACCTCGACACCGAGGCTCGCGAGACGGCCGACCGGCTGGGTCTGACGATGACCAGGGTGCCGACGGTCGGTGTCGATCCCGGGTGGGTGGCAGGGCTGGTGGACCTGCTGCTCGAGCGCGCCGACGAGGCGCGAGGAGGCCCGGCCCCCAGCGGCCCCGGCGTGCGTCCCTCGGTGTGCGCGCCGGGCTGCTGCCCCAACCTGCGCACGGCCCGTCCGGCCCTGTGCGGGAGCGACTGA
- a CDS encoding inositol monophosphatase family protein, whose amino-acid sequence MSPSGADPDLGARTADLAERALLALDGLESLAVEVALEAGRLITHERPAGLGPSATKSSPTDVVTVMDTRSEELIRERLLAARPHDGVLGEEGDDHVGTSGITWVVDPIDGTVNYLYEIPAYAVSIAAVTGDPRVAGEWQVLAAAVGDPSRGLVYHATKGAGARCSVVPTGTASDGGDAHGRTSRVLHVGDVDDLGSALVGTGFGYTRERRLTQAELLLKVLPEIRDIRRIGSAALDLCAVAAGQLDGFFEIGLNPWDLAGGWLVVTEAGGVVTGPGGGAPDAHLTVAGNPAVHAALSAVVDR is encoded by the coding sequence ATGAGCCCCTCCGGCGCTGACCCCGATCTCGGCGCCCGCACGGCCGACCTCGCGGAGCGGGCACTCCTCGCCCTCGACGGGCTCGAGTCCCTGGCCGTCGAGGTGGCGCTCGAGGCGGGTCGGCTCATCACGCACGAGCGGCCGGCCGGGCTGGGCCCGTCGGCGACGAAGTCCTCGCCGACCGACGTCGTCACCGTCATGGACACCCGCTCCGAGGAGCTGATCCGCGAGCGCCTGCTCGCGGCCCGTCCGCACGACGGCGTCCTCGGCGAGGAGGGTGACGATCACGTCGGCACCTCGGGCATCACGTGGGTCGTCGACCCCATCGACGGCACGGTCAACTACCTCTACGAGATCCCCGCGTACGCCGTGTCCATCGCCGCAGTGACCGGGGACCCGCGGGTCGCGGGGGAGTGGCAGGTGCTGGCGGCGGCGGTGGGCGACCCGTCCCGAGGCCTCGTCTACCACGCGACCAAGGGGGCGGGGGCCCGCTGCTCGGTGGTCCCCACCGGTACGGCCAGCGACGGGGGAGACGCCCACGGGCGCACCTCACGCGTGCTGCACGTGGGTGACGTGGACGATCTCGGGAGCGCCCTGGTGGGCACCGGCTTCGGCTACACCCGCGAGCGCCGCCTCACCCAGGCCGAGCTGCTGCTGAAGGTGCTGCCCGAGATCCGCGACATCCGCCGGATCGGCAGCGCCGCGCTCGACCTGTGCGCGGTGGCCGCGGGTCAGCTCGACGGGTTCTTCGAGATCGGGCTCAACCCGTGGGACCTCGCCGGCGGGTGGCTGGTCGTCACCGAGGCCGGCGGGGTGGTCACCGGGCCGGGCGGCGGCGCCCCCGACGCCCACCTGACCGTGGCGGGCAACCCGGCGGTCCACGCCGCCCTCTCGGCGGTCGTGGACCGCTGA
- a CDS encoding DUF4193 domain-containing protein: MATDYDAPRKTDDDLSEDSIEELKARRVDKSSSAVDVEENDTAEGFELPGADLSGEELSVRVLPRQADEFTCAQCFLVHHRSQLASESRGQMVCRDCAS, encoded by the coding sequence ATGGCGACCGACTACGACGCCCCCCGCAAGACCGACGACGACCTGTCCGAGGACTCCATCGAAGAGCTCAAGGCCCGCCGCGTCGACAAGTCCTCGTCGGCAGTGGACGTCGAGGAGAACGACACCGCCGAGGGCTTCGAGCTCCCCGGCGCCGACCTGTCCGGCGAGGAGCTCTCGGTCCGCGTCCTTCCCCGTCAGGCCGACGAGTTCACCTGCGCCCAGTGCTTCCTCGTGCACCACCGCAGCCAGCTGGCCAGCGAGTCCCGCGGCCAGATGGTCTGTCGCGACTGCGCCTCCTGA